Proteins encoded within one genomic window of Thermococcus celer Vu 13 = JCM 8558:
- a CDS encoding DUF354 domain-containing protein yields the protein MKSIAIFVSTPAQVHFYRNILRRLTEKGYNVHLLARDYGETLDILNALGFDYAVFSKPPKGSKRIITLPKDVLKAFTFLRKEKIGVVTGFEIYGAYTSKLLRAPYVQFYDSEPSIHTLLSLQFKAMMPFTDVLLTPESFRDELGKKHLRVASYKELAYLHPNYYTPNDDIFDLLGISKGEDYVLLRFNAFDAAHDEGVRGFTTEDKITLVKELEKHAHVFISAEGKVPGELEKYLLPVPKSRIHDVIYHAKLLVTDTQTMATEGALLGTPTIRSNKFVGPKDMGNFIELEKRFGLMFNIRDREEAIKKAVELVQLNGLKREWYRKREKLLKEKIDITSFMVWFLENYPESLEEFRQNPKIQHRFR from the coding sequence ATGAAATCCATAGCTATCTTTGTAAGTACTCCTGCTCAGGTTCATTTCTACAGAAATATTTTGAGAAGATTAACAGAAAAAGGTTATAATGTGCACCTCCTGGCGAGGGATTATGGAGAAACGTTGGACATATTAAACGCATTAGGGTTTGATTACGCTGTTTTTTCAAAGCCACCTAAGGGGTCTAAACGGATTATTACATTACCTAAAGACGTCCTCAAGGCGTTTACATTCCTGCGCAAAGAAAAAATAGGCGTAGTAACGGGATTTGAAATATATGGTGCATATACATCCAAATTACTTAGGGCTCCTTATGTTCAGTTCTATGATTCGGAACCGAGCATACACACACTCCTTTCTCTCCAATTTAAGGCCATGATGCCTTTTACGGACGTTTTATTGACTCCGGAGTCATTTAGAGATGAGTTGGGAAAAAAGCATCTCAGAGTAGCCAGTTACAAAGAGCTTGCATATTTACATCCCAATTATTATACTCCCAATGACGACATTTTTGATCTTTTGGGGATTTCTAAAGGGGAAGATTATGTCTTATTAAGGTTCAACGCCTTTGACGCTGCCCACGATGAAGGGGTTAGAGGCTTCACGACCGAAGACAAGATAACACTCGTGAAAGAACTCGAAAAGCATGCCCACGTTTTCATCTCCGCTGAAGGGAAAGTTCCAGGGGAGTTAGAAAAATATCTTCTCCCGGTTCCCAAGAGCAGAATACATGATGTTATTTACCATGCTAAACTCTTGGTTACTGATACCCAGACAATGGCTACGGAAGGGGCTCTGTTGGGAACTCCGACCATCAGAAGCAACAAGTTCGTTGGCCCAAAGGATATGGGCAACTTCATAGAGCTTGAGAAACGCTTTGGCCTTATGTTCAACATCAGAGACCGCGAAGAGGCAATAAAAAAAGCCGTTGAACTGGTTCAACTGAATGGTCTCAAAAGAGAGTGGTACAGAAAAAGGGAAAAACTCTTGAAAGAGAAGATCGATATAACGTCCTTTATGGTATGGTTCCTCGAGAACTATCCTGAAAGCCTGGAGGAATTCAGGCAAAACCCAAAAATTCAGCATCGGTTTAGGTGA
- a CDS encoding glycosyltransferase codes for MKVDIQYNSAEKILKKANDILILAPIDVLDILQGNRGGERLIREQVRYLRIINKNVELESLFNISAVFKILRLFQNATKINIKFATGMIKKKKTSPFGSLLLPFITAIVELLLRIDPTLKKSCNEIKEKYDLIIVNFPIGAAIVKKLTNKPTIIIEHNIEYIFLEEKLRIFGIPNRIVSTISRVYKWIEFYNLKHVDFIFCVSPQDREMLAQSIEDRDVYVWVPIRKKRKLEISKEFKEKGKIVIGFIGSATTHNIDAVEKIIELSKRLSDTKFEFWIIGSVGNLFRGQKDEIPKNVKFLGFVQNLGSVLSRCDLFINPKFTSPTGIEIKMFDYLKIDTPVISTSLGARGFEELIGDKIFIADSMEDMVKVIQSLINSKS; via the coding sequence ATGAAAGTTGATATTCAGTACAATTCAGCAGAGAAAATATTAAAAAAAGCAAATGATATATTAATCTTAGCTCCTATTGATGTTTTGGATATTCTACAAGGTAACAGAGGAGGAGAAAGGCTAATAAGAGAACAGGTTAGATATCTTAGAATCATTAATAAAAATGTAGAATTGGAGTCCTTGTTTAATATTTCAGCGGTTTTCAAAATTCTTAGATTGTTTCAGAATGCTACAAAGATTAACATAAAATTTGCAACCGGAATGATTAAAAAGAAGAAAACAAGCCCTTTTGGGAGTTTACTTTTACCGTTTATAACTGCAATTGTGGAACTGTTACTGAGAATAGATCCGACTCTTAAAAAATCATGTAATGAAATTAAAGAAAAATACGACCTCATCATAGTCAATTTTCCAATTGGAGCGGCAATCGTAAAGAAATTAACAAATAAACCAACGATTATTATAGAGCACAACATTGAGTACATATTCTTAGAAGAGAAACTAAGGATATTTGGGATACCTAACAGGATCGTGTCTACCATTTCGAGAGTGTATAAATGGATTGAATTTTACAATTTGAAACATGTAGACTTCATTTTCTGTGTTTCCCCCCAAGATAGAGAAATGCTTGCCCAAAGTATAGAGGATCGGGATGTATACGTATGGGTACCAATCAGAAAAAAACGAAAATTAGAAATTTCCAAAGAATTTAAGGAAAAAGGAAAGATAGTGATTGGATTCATAGGAAGCGCAACTACCCACAACATTGATGCTGTTGAAAAAATCATTGAGCTCAGCAAGCGATTATCAGATACCAAATTCGAATTCTGGATTATTGGTAGTGTTGGAAACTTATTCAGGGGGCAGAAAGATGAAATACCTAAAAATGTAAAATTCTTGGGATTCGTGCAGAATTTAGGAAGTGTTCTAAGCAGATGTGATTTGTTTATAAATCCAAAGTTTACGTCTCCAACTGGAATAGAGATTAAAATGTTTGATTATTTAAAGATAGATACGCCAGTAATATCAACATCTCTTGGAGCAAGAGGATTTGAGGAGCTTATTGGAGATAAGATTTTTATTGCGGATTCCATGGAAGATATGGTAAAAGTTATTCAGTCATTGATCAATTCTAAGTCGTAA
- a CDS encoding type II toxin-antitoxin system VapC family toxin: protein MRFIDANVFIYAVLKPKRELNEKELEIKRVSKEIFNRINEGEEVITTVAHLSEVANVLEDAANLSFAVSFLKDVLIKGNVIVEEVSDKDYMESVLLAEEKGVSINDALAYILMKRRGIEEIYTFDRHFENLDVRIVNSVKDLIFNREEEKYTKRDHL from the coding sequence ATGAGGTTCATTGATGCAAATGTTTTCATCTACGCAGTTTTAAAACCCAAGAGAGAATTAAACGAGAAGGAGCTGGAGATAAAAAGGGTTTCAAAAGAGATATTCAATCGGATAAACGAGGGGGAAGAGGTTATAACAACGGTGGCACATTTAAGCGAGGTTGCAAACGTACTGGAGGATGCTGCGAATCTCAGCTTTGCAGTCTCTTTCCTGAAGGATGTGTTGATAAAGGGAAACGTTATTGTCGAGGAGGTTAGCGATAAGGATTATATGGAAAGCGTTTTGCTGGCGGAGGAGAAGGGAGTTAGTATCAACGATGCCCTTGCTTATATTTTGATGAAAAGGAGAGGGATAGAGGAGATCTATACTTTTGACAGACATTTTGAAAACTTGGATGTTAGAATAGTTAATAGTGTGAAGGATTTAATCTTTAATCGTGAGGAAGAAAAGTACACTAAAAGAGATCACCTGTAA
- a CDS encoding DUF2206 domain-containing protein → MDRKALIITASILIGLDSSIIIDHLGIHIPLAREVFGFIALTFLPGYLLLKILRTRVESISESIFMTVALSISTVMFMGIFANFIYPFIGIKRPITLKPLLVTFNVIVVSLLVIQQNRSLETQENLSKFPKITRWDLFFLLLPLFSLLSAYMFSFYGDNRGLLALYFVISLTPIIFIKVKNFNRAFAIWSIAISLMWSTVFGVSWNYIWGYDISGEYYYAHLVLRQGMWNVSTYYQYNTVASVNILAPLYSLILNIGIIPIFKIIYPLIFSMVSVILLKAYERLLGKKIWAELSILFFMFLFTFFTEMMALARQMIAELYLALMVYALIKRVHPLLLLIFGTSLIVSHYGTAYMVMFALLFVIPVSLAKKNSIIKESYVVLFWLFTLLWYQYVGGGFEFHKLVDIGYFTVIMLKNILKPQYSQGLAIIASKTTLTREIAKWINLIAQGLISIGMVAVVYTLIKQKERKYIEFYVLSFVFFAYDVAGVIVPFFANRLNATRLYQITLFFLSPYLVIGTATILKGFRKLFRVKLDHVNIRRMTKALAGFLLVYFLFNSGFMLEVTKDPQPVLWLDKYHSPSWSPAEITGARWLKYYTPEGNAVWLGNFKFPLFLGLGMKTKSFGKEPQVSIYAHNGNQYVYLGKETVLFKEIEAFYFDIGGIQRHQFVPLKQTKLWKQLYDFNKIYSSNQVWEYYVYR, encoded by the coding sequence ATGGACAGGAAGGCACTTATAATCACGGCTTCGATTTTGATAGGGCTGGACTCATCAATAATAATCGATCATTTGGGTATTCATATACCCCTAGCCAGAGAAGTTTTTGGCTTTATTGCCCTAACGTTTCTACCCGGATATCTCCTTTTGAAGATTTTAAGAACAAGGGTGGAGAGTATTTCTGAAAGCATCTTCATGACAGTTGCCCTGAGTATCTCCACTGTAATGTTCATGGGCATCTTTGCGAACTTCATTTATCCGTTCATTGGAATTAAGAGGCCAATAACATTAAAGCCACTTCTGGTAACGTTTAATGTCATTGTGGTATCTCTCCTTGTAATCCAACAGAATAGAAGCCTGGAGACTCAAGAAAACCTGTCAAAATTTCCCAAAATAACAAGGTGGGATCTCTTCTTCCTGCTTTTGCCTTTGTTTTCGCTTTTGAGTGCATACATGTTCAGCTTCTATGGAGACAACCGAGGATTGCTGGCCCTGTACTTTGTTATCTCACTTACTCCTATTATTTTTATCAAGGTAAAAAACTTCAACAGGGCTTTTGCCATATGGTCAATAGCCATCTCTCTCATGTGGTCAACCGTCTTTGGGGTGTCCTGGAACTATATATGGGGGTATGACATAAGCGGGGAGTATTACTATGCTCATTTAGTTTTGAGACAGGGAATGTGGAATGTTTCGACATACTATCAGTACAACACTGTTGCAAGCGTGAACATCTTAGCCCCGCTGTACTCTTTAATCCTAAACATTGGCATAATCCCGATTTTCAAGATAATTTACCCTCTAATCTTTTCCATGGTTTCGGTAATACTCCTGAAAGCTTATGAACGGCTCTTGGGGAAAAAAATCTGGGCCGAGCTTTCGATACTCTTTTTCATGTTTCTATTCACCTTCTTTACAGAAATGATGGCTCTTGCAAGACAGATGATCGCAGAGTTGTATCTTGCCTTAATGGTTTATGCTCTAATAAAAAGAGTGCATCCTCTATTGCTGCTGATTTTTGGAACCTCCCTCATAGTTTCCCATTATGGAACTGCCTATATGGTCATGTTCGCCCTGCTATTTGTTATTCCAGTTAGCTTAGCCAAAAAGAACTCAATAATAAAGGAAAGCTATGTAGTATTATTCTGGTTATTTACCCTCCTATGGTATCAATATGTGGGAGGAGGATTTGAATTCCACAAACTGGTTGATATCGGTTATTTCACTGTCATAATGCTAAAGAACATCCTCAAGCCCCAGTACTCTCAGGGACTCGCAATTATCGCGAGCAAAACAACACTCACAAGAGAAATAGCAAAGTGGATAAACTTGATTGCTCAGGGTTTGATTTCAATTGGGATGGTGGCAGTGGTTTATACTCTTATCAAACAGAAAGAGAGGAAGTACATCGAATTCTATGTTCTATCCTTTGTGTTTTTTGCATACGATGTCGCAGGTGTAATAGTTCCCTTCTTTGCGAATAGATTAAATGCCACCCGTTTATATCAGATCACGTTGTTCTTCTTGTCTCCTTACCTTGTTATTGGGACTGCCACTATTCTCAAGGGGTTTCGCAAGCTATTCAGAGTTAAGCTCGATCATGTTAACATTAGACGCATGACCAAGGCGCTGGCGGGGTTTTTATTAGTGTATTTCCTATTTAACTCTGGTTTTATGCTCGAAGTTACAAAAGATCCACAACCTGTCCTATGGCTGGATAAATATCATTCTCCATCTTGGAGCCCTGCTGAGATAACAGGAGCGAGATGGTTGAAATACTATACTCCCGAGGGTAATGCTGTGTGGTTAGGTAACTTTAAATTCCCACTCTTTCTTGGATTGGGGATGAAAACTAAGAGTTTTGGCAAAGAGCCACAAGTTAGCATCTATGCACATAACGGAAACCAGTATGTGTATCTTGGAAAAGAAACGGTATTGTTTAAGGAAATTGAAGCGTTTTATTTTGATATTGGAGGAATCCAGAGGCATCAATTCGTTCCTCTAAAGCAAACAAAGTTGTGGAAGCAACTGTATGATTTTAACAAAATATATTCAAGCAATCAGGTTTGGGAATATTATGTTTACAGGTGA
- a CDS encoding glycosyltransferase family 4 protein, which yields MKLLVISPHYHTFIKDLVEAQSKYFDEINVFVHHNYLSELARYLPFSYFRHIEKFSKKWLVDLTETPENVKVHVVSSFYFTPDGQNYGLGDKLANLFKKYIEKNNIEFDLIHAHFTWPSGYAAVRLGKKFNVPAVVTAHGYDVYDLPFRNERWKKLIRHVLSSSDYVITVSNKNLSSIRRLDINTPVKLVPNGFRSDLFYPQDQKECRKILKLPLNKRIILTVGNLVEVKGHRYLIDVMGEVVKHRKDVLCIIVGGGKLENKLKNQVKKLDLDDYVKLVGPKPHNEIPLWMNAADLFVLPSLSESFGIVQLEAMAVGTPVVATYNGGSEEIITSEDYGLLCPPKDPECLAEKILIALEKDWDREKIRKYAERFMWENIATQTLNIYRRVVDKNES from the coding sequence ATGAAGTTATTGGTGATCTCTCCTCATTATCACACTTTTATAAAAGATCTTGTAGAAGCTCAGAGCAAATATTTCGATGAAATCAACGTCTTTGTTCATCATAATTACCTTTCGGAACTTGCTCGATATCTGCCCTTTTCGTATTTCAGGCACATTGAAAAGTTTTCAAAGAAGTGGCTTGTAGATTTGACTGAAACACCTGAAAATGTTAAGGTGCATGTAGTCTCATCCTTCTATTTCACTCCCGATGGACAAAATTATGGGCTTGGTGATAAATTGGCCAATCTATTTAAAAAATACATAGAAAAGAACAACATTGAGTTCGATCTGATTCATGCTCATTTTACTTGGCCGAGTGGGTACGCGGCGGTAAGGCTTGGAAAGAAGTTCAATGTTCCAGCAGTTGTTACTGCTCACGGATACGATGTTTACGACTTACCCTTCCGAAATGAAAGATGGAAGAAACTGATAAGACATGTCTTAAGTTCTTCCGATTATGTAATAACGGTTAGCAATAAAAACTTGTCTTCAATTAGAAGATTAGATATCAACACCCCGGTTAAACTCGTCCCAAATGGGTTTAGAAGCGATTTATTCTATCCACAAGACCAAAAGGAGTGCAGAAAAATCCTGAAGTTACCTCTTAACAAAAGGATAATTCTGACGGTTGGGAATCTGGTTGAGGTTAAAGGGCACAGATACCTGATAGATGTCATGGGAGAGGTTGTAAAGCATAGAAAAGATGTTCTTTGTATCATAGTCGGCGGTGGGAAACTGGAAAACAAACTGAAAAATCAGGTTAAAAAGTTGGATTTAGATGATTATGTAAAACTTGTGGGTCCCAAACCACATAACGAGATACCATTATGGATGAACGCCGCCGACCTCTTCGTCCTTCCGAGCTTGAGCGAAAGCTTTGGAATTGTTCAGTTAGAAGCGATGGCCGTTGGAACTCCAGTTGTTGCAACGTACAATGGCGGCAGTGAGGAAATAATAACCTCCGAGGATTACGGCCTGCTCTGCCCACCAAAGGATCCAGAATGTTTGGCGGAAAAGATTTTAATAGCCCTTGAAAAAGATTGGGACAGGGAGAAGATAAGGAAGTACGCGGAGCGATTCATGTGGGAGAATATTGCTACTCAAACGTTGAATATATACAGGAGAGTGGTTGATAAAAATGAAAGTTGA
- a CDS encoding glycosyltransferase family 2 protein: protein MLMNYPRVSIIILNWNGWRDTVECLESLYRITYPNYDVIVVDNGSRDESIQKIKEYARGKIKVNSKFFKYNPKNKPIKVFEVGEDEAKEGKFNRPLYEKLDPDRRMILIKNRDNYGFAGGNNVGIKFALSVLNPSYVLLLNNDTVVDPDFLSELVKVAESDEKIGIVGPKIYYYDYNGRSDMINFTGADLILWRGTEKRYGFNEVDRGQWDRIMSVDKIEGSCMLIKKEILEKVGFFDEKFFCYWEETDLCLRTKHTGHNLLYVPTARTWHKVASSSGGILSNFHEYYMTRNRLWFLKRNSSSSVMRKHLTYTLLWELPFKVTSLVLYYKRPRLVFAYLKGLSDGITGLKAM from the coding sequence ATGCTTATGAACTATCCAAGAGTCTCAATCATAATCCTCAACTGGAACGGCTGGAGGGATACGGTTGAGTGTTTGGAGTCGCTCTACAGGATAACCTATCCAAATTACGATGTTATTGTTGTGGATAATGGTTCTAGGGATGAATCCATTCAGAAGATAAAAGAGTATGCCAGAGGCAAGATTAAAGTCAATTCCAAGTTCTTCAAGTACAATCCCAAAAATAAGCCAATAAAGGTTTTTGAGGTTGGCGAGGATGAAGCTAAGGAGGGAAAGTTCAATAGACCGCTTTATGAAAAACTTGACCCCGATAGGAGGATGATTCTGATTAAAAACAGGGATAACTACGGGTTCGCCGGCGGGAACAACGTTGGGATAAAGTTTGCCTTGAGCGTTTTGAATCCGAGTTATGTTCTGCTATTGAATAATGATACTGTTGTTGATCCCGATTTTTTGAGTGAGCTTGTTAAGGTTGCTGAGAGTGATGAGAAGATTGGGATTGTGGGGCCAAAGATTTATTACTATGATTACAACGGAAGGAGCGATATGATTAATTTTACTGGAGCAGATTTAATCCTTTGGAGGGGGACTGAAAAAAGGTATGGATTCAATGAAGTGGATCGTGGACAGTGGGATAGAATCATGAGTGTTGACAAAATTGAAGGTTCCTGCATGTTAATAAAGAAAGAGATTCTTGAAAAGGTAGGGTTTTTTGATGAAAAATTTTTCTGTTACTGGGAAGAGACAGATTTGTGTCTTAGGACAAAACATACCGGGCATAACTTGCTCTATGTACCAACCGCAAGGACATGGCATAAAGTAGCTTCCTCTAGTGGAGGAATACTGAGTAATTTCCATGAGTATTACATGACTAGAAATAGATTATGGTTTCTAAAAAGAAATTCCTCTTCAAGTGTAATGCGAAAACATCTAACGTATACTCTATTGTGGGAGTTGCCCTTCAAAGTTACTTCACTTGTATTATACTATAAAAGACCTCGTTTGGTTTTTGCATATCTAAAGGGTCTCTCAGATGGGATTACAGGATTAAAAGCCATGTGA
- a CDS encoding AbrB/MazE/SpoVT family DNA-binding domain-containing protein: MKVEIKKIDSQGRIVLPISWRRRIKGDEVVVIEEEGKVEILPRDVDLSKYVDSVEVDVDNFGDYHKLRKELREKK; encoded by the coding sequence ATGAAAGTGGAAATCAAAAAAATAGATTCCCAGGGCAGGATTGTATTACCCATCTCATGGAGAAGAAGGATAAAGGGGGATGAAGTGGTGGTTATTGAAGAGGAGGGGAAAGTTGAAATCCTTCCAAGGGATGTGGACCTGTCCAAATACGTGGATTCGGTGGAAGTGGATGTCGATAACTTTGGGGATTACCACAAACTGAGAAAGGAGCTGAGGGAGAAGAAATGA
- the aglJ gene encoding S-layer glycoprotein N-glycosyltransferase AglJ codes for MLNITKKQDITPEDVTIIIPTLNEEEGIGKVIDAFKKLGYGNILVIDGNSKDRTREVAGEKGAKVIVQSGKGKGQAVAEAFSMVDTDVAVLIDGDGTYDPNDIEEMLEPIRRGVAEHVIGNRLVNFEDGAFTRLNLFGNKVLNWLFRFLYGVELYDILSGYRALTRDVYKNVNLLKHGFEVEAELTVETLANGFSIIEVPINYHRRHGDTKLSPLGDGLRIGRTIAELLVRYNPAKYLYFLGVFFLLLGFISGVYVVYEWLNHVSHDLLAIVTAILVLGGVQFLVIGFVMSYMFKVMVEIKRSMRQK; via the coding sequence GTGCTGAATATCACTAAAAAGCAGGATATAACCCCGGAGGACGTCACCATAATAATCCCCACCCTCAACGAGGAGGAAGGCATCGGAAAGGTTATAGACGCTTTTAAAAAGCTCGGATACGGTAACATCCTCGTCATAGATGGCAACAGTAAGGATAGAACCCGCGAGGTGGCGGGGGAGAAAGGTGCAAAGGTCATCGTGCAGAGCGGCAAGGGCAAGGGCCAGGCGGTTGCCGAGGCTTTCTCCATGGTCGATACCGATGTCGCCGTTCTCATCGACGGGGACGGGACTTATGACCCTAATGATATAGAGGAGATGCTCGAACCCATAAGGAGGGGCGTTGCCGAACACGTTATAGGGAACCGGCTGGTTAACTTTGAGGACGGAGCGTTCACACGGTTAAACTTGTTTGGAAACAAAGTGTTGAACTGGCTCTTCCGCTTTCTTTACGGCGTTGAGCTCTACGATATCCTTTCCGGGTACAGGGCCCTAACCAGGGACGTCTATAAAAACGTCAACCTCCTCAAGCACGGCTTTGAGGTTGAAGCAGAGCTGACCGTCGAGACCCTCGCCAACGGCTTCAGTATCATCGAGGTGCCCATAAATTATCACAGGCGCCACGGCGATACCAAGCTCAGCCCCCTCGGTGACGGGCTCAGGATAGGGAGGACGATAGCCGAGCTCCTCGTGAGGTACAACCCGGCCAAGTACCTCTACTTCCTCGGGGTGTTCTTCCTCCTCCTTGGGTTCATCTCGGGGGTTTACGTTGTTTACGAGTGGTTAAATCATGTCTCCCACGATCTGCTCGCCATAGTTACCGCCATCCTCGTGCTCGGCGGGGTTCAGTTTTTAGTTATAGGTTTCGTGATGAGCTACATGTTTAAGGTGATGGTGGAGATAAAGAGGAGTATGAGACAAAAGTAA
- a CDS encoding DUF4129 domain-containing protein, whose translation MAMREAAFLITLILIIGSLPLTAGKGVEKPVQRDVFLYDYFSEVLVHFEYSLKYTLANESYGLKLATQTLNELELINTEAMYYRDRGVDSPVMEVIPPFYDFARELVTLDNMTLEFQRKPTPALAAGITGTIRRMEGDLNKISALRLRNGTKVLAFNTEKVGKYLEAIRKLVSKTGPTGKLMIGISTNSPILHQNVTIFGSCPGNETVTIVIAGKNSTILIPIKPINGLFSTTYSFDRLGTYTVYATQRGNRSNVVTVTVRKIPSLFLAPDAVSALLNQTATISGKLVDYYGKPLGGRNITVGNESLTTNPDGSFSKGYLSPKAIGFRVSLKFDGDSTHSGTTKTVTVKFKRYPVTITLNGPQEITLGKTASFTGNIRPRLSVPISIYVNGKPYLNLTSEEGNFSFTLRPEETGDIEVYAAFPGNEVYGEATSNVLTINVVSPLSRLPRYIETTLIALVFMGGIIILKRKKRHPTRKLEKIREPSPVQGRDEGPTTAAEVEIPKDVGEAYRLLREKLRDRFGVGESLTPREVLGILKGREFYPYLERVTLLHEKAVYGNVPLTTEELAEFIEDVRRIMEGDSR comes from the coding sequence ATGGCAATGAGAGAAGCAGCGTTTTTAATAACCCTCATTTTAATCATCGGCTCACTTCCCCTCACGGCCGGAAAGGGTGTGGAGAAGCCGGTTCAGAGGGATGTCTTTCTGTACGACTACTTCTCGGAAGTCCTGGTTCACTTCGAGTACTCCCTGAAGTACACGCTGGCCAACGAGAGCTACGGCCTGAAACTGGCCACTCAGACCCTCAACGAACTGGAACTTATAAACACAGAGGCCATGTACTACAGGGACAGGGGCGTTGACTCACCAGTGATGGAGGTCATCCCCCCCTTCTACGACTTCGCCAGGGAGCTCGTTACATTGGACAACATGACCCTCGAATTCCAGAGGAAGCCCACCCCTGCTCTGGCGGCCGGGATAACCGGCACCATTAGGAGGATGGAGGGGGATCTAAATAAGATCTCAGCGCTCAGGCTCCGGAACGGCACGAAGGTTCTGGCATTCAACACGGAGAAGGTTGGTAAGTACCTGGAGGCCATAAGGAAGCTCGTCTCCAAGACGGGTCCGACAGGGAAGTTAATGATAGGGATCTCAACCAACAGTCCCATCCTCCACCAGAACGTCACGATCTTTGGCTCCTGTCCCGGCAACGAGACCGTTACGATCGTGATAGCCGGAAAAAACTCCACCATCCTCATCCCGATAAAACCCATCAACGGGCTCTTTTCCACAACGTACTCCTTCGATAGGCTTGGAACGTACACCGTATATGCCACCCAGCGGGGAAACAGATCCAACGTGGTAACCGTCACCGTCAGGAAGATCCCCTCCCTCTTTCTGGCCCCGGATGCCGTGAGTGCCCTCTTGAATCAAACGGCCACGATATCCGGAAAGCTCGTTGACTACTACGGGAAACCCCTGGGGGGGCGGAATATAACGGTTGGAAACGAATCGCTGACCACTAACCCGGACGGAAGCTTCTCAAAGGGATACCTCTCCCCAAAAGCCATCGGTTTCAGGGTATCATTGAAGTTTGATGGCGATTCAACCCACTCGGGAACGACAAAAACCGTTACCGTTAAGTTCAAGCGCTACCCCGTGACTATAACGCTGAACGGTCCCCAGGAGATAACCCTCGGGAAAACGGCCTCTTTCACTGGAAACATTCGACCCCGCCTGAGCGTCCCCATTAGCATATACGTCAACGGCAAGCCCTACCTTAACTTAACATCTGAAGAGGGAAACTTCTCCTTCACGTTAAGGCCTGAGGAAACAGGCGATATCGAGGTGTACGCCGCGTTCCCCGGCAACGAGGTTTACGGGGAGGCAACCTCCAACGTGCTGACGATCAACGTGGTTTCGCCGTTGAGCAGGTTACCGAGGTACATCGAGACCACGTTGATAGCTCTCGTCTTTATGGGTGGAATCATCATTCTCAAACGTAAGAAACGGCACCCGACGAGAAAACTCGAAAAAATTAGGGAACCTTCACCCGTACAGGGGAGGGACGAAGGGCCAACAACCGCAGCCGAAGTCGAAATACCGAAGGACGTCGGTGAAGCCTACCGGTTACTCAGGGAGAAGTTAAGGGATCGCTTCGGGGTAGGCGAGAGCCTCACTCCGAGGGAGGTCCTTGGGATACTGAAGGGCAGGGAGTTTTACCCCTACCTCGAGAGGGTCACTTTACTCCACGAGAAAGCCGTTTACGGGAACGTTCCGCTAACAACGGAGGAGCTTGCGGAGTTCATAGAAGACGTAAGGAGGATCATGGAGGGGGATTCCAGATGA